A window of Clupea harengus chromosome 24, Ch_v2.0.2, whole genome shotgun sequence genomic DNA:
CATGGCAGTGAGTATGGGAGTGAGTATGGTAGTGAGTATGGGCGTGTCCATGGTAGTGAGTATGGGAGTGTCCATGGCAGTGAGTATGGGAGTGTCCATGGCAGTGAGTATGGGAGTGTCCATGGCAGTGAGTATGGGAGTAAGTATGGGAGTGTCCATGGCAGTAAGTATGGGAGTGTCCATGGCAGGGCTGAGTCTTATCAACAGTAATAGGACGCAAACATTGGTATCAAAAGGGGACTGCATTGCAAAATTTGTAAACAAACAAGCTAAAAAGGTGCATTCCACGATCTTAATGCTATAgggtttatttagtttttttcagtGAATTTCTCCTCGCACACCTCTAGACCCAGTCTTTGTATAAAGTCCTGAATCTGGCGACGGGAACCagagtggctcggaccgagccatacgCCATTCCAAACATGAACAACCCTATCCCCAGAATTTCACACTGTAACCGTTAGAAGTACTGAACCCAAGAAGCAAAcggataaaaaaataaaaattaaaaaaaaaaaaacccactgaATCCAAGAAtcaaacagataaaaaaaagaactgaatcCAAGAAGCAAACAGATAAAAAGGTGAAGGCTTACACTTCTCAGGCGGAGTGATGGTAATGGTCTGTGCTGTGAACTCCTCGTCGAAATACCGAGTGTCAGTCTCTGACGTCACCTGGGGCATGAAGGGCGGGGCCAtctgcaggggtgggggggggggggggggggggggggggtggagagaggaacaCGTGAAATAAAAGGCAGACGAGTTTTGCAGAGTGGAAAGGCAGCAGGAGAGAAAGgctgggaaagaaaaaaaaagatggacagaaagagagagagaaagagagaaagagacacagcaTCCAACACACAGAACTGAACACATCTGAAAGAGAGGCTTAGAAAGAGAAAATGGACACACCacctacagttacacacacactacactatacaaGGTCGCAACACGACTGCATTAATAAACACCCTGTGTCTGATGACAAAGACACGCTGCCCATACCTTTTTGTCGTAGACGTCTTGCCAATCCAGTGTATTGAAGAAGCTATGTCTCATTATCTCCTTGGCGTCATCAGGGCCTCCGCCAAGTCTGCGGAACACAGAACCGTCAGCGGAATGTTCCAGACCGTTTCCATGGCAATGATCATGTCTTTGAAAACTACCTCCATGCAGGCACAGCACTGCTTGTGCTAGAGAAGCTTTCCTCTTTAACACCCTGTACAGGCCTGACCAGAGTGGTTATAACAGCAGAACTCTAGAAATATTTTGAACGCAAAACTGCACATTGCACCTTTAAAGGCCATATTACTTTTACACTtttgatccacacacacagttgaagtTACAGTTAACGAAACCTCCCACTGATATAATCAGCCTGTCGGGAATGACCTCTAACCTCTTGTTGGGGTCTTTGATGAGCAGTCCGCCCAGCAGCGACTTGGCGTCGGAGGAGAGGGTTCTGGGAAACTTGATCTCCTCCATGAGGATGAGCTCGAACAGCTTCTCGTGGTCCTGGTTGTAGAAGGGCAGCCGACCACACATCATCTCGTACATGACCACGCCCAGACCCCACCAGTCCACCGCGCGGCCATAGTCattatcctccagcacctgaggagaggtaaacacacaccacacgttatatatacacacacacacacacacacacacacacacacacacacacacacacacacacacacacacacacacacacacacacacacacacacacacacacacacacacacacacacacacacacaaataaatgaccacACCCAGACcccgcctgcacacacacacacagtctaatgaATGATCACACCCAGACCCCGCCTGCACCTACACCtgagtttatacacacacacacacacacacctaaatccCTTCAGTGAAATGCATGTAGTAATTATCCTCTTTTCATGATGGAAAATACACACCAAAACcccatgtgtgtgatttctcaCAGGCCACCAAAAAAATCCACATTGAGATTATACGGACATCTTTGATACGCTGATACGCACAATATGAATCCTCGGATAACAAACTCTGTGATGCTAACTtcaaaactggaaaaaaaaacctgaaaaaaactcattttttttctagcaCTTTGACGTTTTGGGtcaaaacatttacacattgcCATTGCATAATTAGCACTGTGGGTTTATGGCGTATGTAAAATATTGATGGATGCTATAATCTGATGAGTCATCATCTGCCAGTGCGTGATTGGAGGAAAAGGTTGTCCATCATCACCACCCACCTACTCATAGTGACCTCACCTGTTTCTGTGGTGACATAGAATCTAACATGCATCACCATGACTATCATCTACTACTGGCAGAGACTGGCATCTTCCTTAGTTTATATTTCTACTTAGCACTTTCACCATTTTGCTTGAgatgcataaaaaaaatataaccaGGAAGCGAGTGGCGtttcagaaacaaaacaatgtgcTTGCTGAGAGGACTTTGTGTTTCCTGaggtaaatgttttaaaaagccCTTCAAGTTACAATATGTAATGGTTCAGATTGTTTCAAATGACCCCGAACACCCTTCCTGAACCCATCTAAAGCTTGGGCACATTCCCTTTAAAAGAGTCTAAGCCAACCTCAGTCTTTAACCAATCAACAGCTAagaaattaacaaaataaagaCTCGGCCACACAATCATCAGTCATCAACGAGAGGAAGGGGGGACAGAGTATGGAGGAACTAGACGGATCTACAGAATGGGGCAGATTTAGGTAAATATGGGTCGGTTCTGGAAGGTCCTCACTATGTTCTGGCTCCAAAATGCACTCACTGCGCAAAATCTGACACATTTTGGCTCTAATTTCCTCAGGACAAGACTATGCTAACCATGCTTTCTCCAGTTGTTGCTTGCACATAAACTGGCTGTAGGCTAGGTTGCGGCCTGTGCCTTCCCTCGGGGGCCAGGTACTCAGGGGTGTAGGCCTGTGCCTTCCCTCGGGGGCCAGGTACTCAGGGGTGTAGGCCTGTGCCTTACCTCGGGGGCCAGGTACTCAGGGGCGTAGGCCTGTGCCTTACCTCGGGGGCCAGGTACTCAGGGGTGCCGCAGAAGGTCTTCATGGTTGCCGTGTCGGTGATGCCCTCCTTGCAGAGGCCGAAGTCAGTGATCTTGATGTGCCCGTCTTTGTCCAGCATCAGGTTTTCCAGCTGTGGGGGTGgaggtcatcatcatcatcaacattcaTCACCAACATTCATCACCACATCATCACTAAGTGATTCTAAGTGGATGTTTCCCACATCCTACAGCGAAATGTAGTGGAAACAGCCCATTTTTTCTGCTCCTACCGTTTGGTTTCTAAGATCACTGATCATTTCAATTGATTACTGAATGGATGTGGAGTGAGCACTGCACACGTTTTGGTGTAGGAATACTGAGCCAATTCGTTACCTAGGATACAACGGGCCAATATTGGACCAATTCCTCAAATAGTATAGGGGACCAATTACTATAGGACTAATTCCTCAAATACTATATTGGATCAATATTAATAAATAGAGAAGAGATGTGATGCAAACAGCGGTAATCAAAAGTGCTTGTGAATCTAATGACAGAGTGAGGTTTGTCCGTAAAGAAGTGTTTGAGGCCAACTGGATGTATGGATTTGACACCTGTTCAAGACTCACCTTGAGATCGCGGTAAACAATCTTGGCAGAGTGCAAGTAGTCCAGGGCAGAGACGATCTCTGCCCCGTAGAAGCGCGTGCGGTCCTCGGAGAACACCCGTTCTCTCGACAAATGAAAAAACAGCTGCCCAAGAcaaatttaaacacacacacacacacacacacacacacacacacacacacacacacacacacacacacacacacacacacacacacacacacacacacacacacacacacacacacacacacacacacacacacacacacacaagaagcagTGTGAAAGGGTTAGTTGGATCTTGGCAAACAATTTCGAAACCGTACAGCCAAAAAAAACCCAGTAAGGCCAACAGTGAACAGCGAAACATTTCATAAGTCTTATTTTTCAAAACATCTTCCTTTTAATCCCACGTTTGTTAGTTATTTTGGGGCCAAAACAATGTcaagggtttgtgtgtttacagtgttcTCAGGATGTAGACAATGAGAAGTAAGGAGAAACACAAAATCAATCTTACCTCACCACCGTTAACATATTCCATCACAAAACAGAGACGATCCTTTGTCTGGAAAGACCACTTGAGGGACTGCAGGACGGAAAAAAAATCTTCATGAAACTGTCAAACTGTAAGAGCTTTATACATAGATGTTCATCTTCTACGGTCATACGAATGGTATGACGCAGTGAGGGCTTCACCATTTCAGGTGGTGTTCTAGTCTGGTATTCTATCATTTCTGTACTTTGTATGTTTTTACGTTTCTGTGTCctgtgctttggcaacagtgttttCATGGTCATGGCAGTAAAGcatatttaattgaattaaactgaattgaattggtAACTGGAGAAGTACTTACAGTTAAAAATGGATGCCTAGTGTTTTTCAGTACTCTGCTTTCTGTAAGCGTGTGGGCCACTTCAtcctgagagaggaagagggagcaagagtgaaaaaaagaaagaaagaaagaaagaaagaaagaaagaaagaaagaaagaaagatagatagatagatagatagatagatagatagatagatagatagatagatagatagatagatagatagatagatagaaagaaagaaagaaagaaagaaagaaacaaaaagacagacaaacagaacaacaGAAAGACAAGAGATGCAGTATGTGCATTCAGAGAATCCTTCAAAAATGGACACGATGattctaaaacaaaaaaaatattttagtcTGCGACAGCACGAGGCAGTACAAACTCACCTTTGCAACTATGACTTCCTTTTTCAGAATCTTCATTGCATAATAGGTTCCACTGGCCTTCTCCCGCACGAGAATCACCTTCCCAAACGTGCCTTTCCCCAGCAGCTTTAGATAGTCAAAGTCATTCATTGTCTGCGGAGGAGTcggcaacacagacacagacagagcgaGCGTCAGTAACGTCAGTAATCACACAACAAGCTTTGCTCCCATTCGGCGCACTCATCTGCTCTGGCCACTGATGAACTTTCATTATTCTAAAAGCCCTCTCGCTCGTACGCTCACTAACTGTGCAGTCGATAATGTGATGATTTCTAATCTGGTGGCAGGGGATATTCCACAGTCACAGCCACGTATGCACCTCACAGATTTCGCATCCCAATGTCATATCGGTTTATGAAGggggtgcatgtttgtgtgtgcatgattttGTCAACCTTCTATTCTTGGTGACTAGTTTGGAGAGGAAAGCACAGGTTATGGGCCAGGCTGAAAACCCAGGAGAAGATCGTTAATGAAATGAGGCAAAGTTGTGCCTCAATTTGGGGGATTTTGTTTTGTAGAGAATATATCGTTTAAATGTTCAGACATGCACATCGCCCCATAGAGCCTCGGCCTTTCAGCAATAGGTCCAAATCCTGCTTTTCAAGGGCATAGCTTTGTCTTTCTCCTTGTCCTTTTCACACTCGTCattcaaatgtaaaatatattttttgttgttgttgtttggacCTGGCAAACAAGAGGAGGCTATGACGTGCGCTGGACACAGTGATCGGATTTCAATTTGGACACTGGAGACCAGGAGTAAATGTATTCTCTTTAAAATCATCATCAATCATATCTTATCTAGATACCATCTGGACACCTGACGCATTTTAATGCAAGAATAGACGCATCTTAATGTCTGGTATAGATGCATCTTAATACATGGTATAGACGCATCTTAATACATGGTATAGACGCATCTTAATGCCTGGTATAGACGCATCTTAATACATGGTATAGACGCATCTTAATGCAAGAATAGACGCATCTTAATGACTGGTATAGACGCATATTAATGCCTGGTATAGACACATATTAATGCCTGGTATAGACACATATTAATGCCAGGTATAGATGCATATTAATGCCAGAATAGACGCATCTTAATGCCAGGTATAGATGCATCTTAATGCCAGGTATAAATGCATCTTAATGCCAGGTATAGATGCATCTTAATGCCAGGTATAGATGCATCTTAATGCCAGGTATAGACGCATCTTAATGCCAGAATAGACAGCCTTAATGCCAGGTATAGATGCATCTTAATGCCAGGTATAGATGCATCTTAATGCCAGAATAGACGCATCTTAATGCCAGAATAGACAGCCTTAATGCCAGGTGTATAAAGTCCCCCAAGTCATCGTCCCACCACTCATACCTTCCGTTTGTGTTGACTACTGGAGGTGTCCATCTCCTCCTCGTTGACGTTCTCGATCTGCGAGGTCGGGCTGCACAGGATCCCCTCTTCTTCCTGCTTGGCCAGCTTGTCCGCCACCATCTGGATCGCCTCGGCCCACTCGTCCCTGTCGTCACAGCAACGGGGGCCGTCAGTCAGTCATCGTAAGTGACAGGTGACAGTTTGGCTAACGGAGACAGATGGGAGGAATCTACCCCTGCTTACTCATGCGGTTACTCCGGTTACTCTCGTCGCCGCGACAGGGTACAGCAATCGTCACGGCAGCCACACATTTAATCAGTTCTATTCCAATGGCTAACAGTCCTATTCCTATGGACAAGGACTGATGATGGTACACAAGCCTTTGTGGTATCCAGcggttgctttggataaaagctgaCCAAGATTCAATGTAATTGCAAATGACAATTCTCTTTTCATGTTGTCCTATTCCTAGAAACAGATTCATCTGTGACGTATGGTGAAGACTTCTAGTGTGGAATTGATGGGCCTTTGATGAATATTTAAATGCCAACAGCATATGTTGTGTTAAGGACTTATCCGTTCTTAAGGAACAATAGTGAAAAGATGTTTGGACGCCATTGGAATTGGTTTAGATCATCTTACTATAATAAGTCTGATGGGggattttatgtttgtttgtttttacatgACCTGTTCAACAAACAAAATTGTTTACAGAGCCCAAGTATGAATTCAATACCTTCAGGTTGCGTCTGTGGCCTTTTCTGACTCATCGCAGCCATTACAAATACAACCACCTTACTGATCAATCTATTGACTGAATTTCACTCTGGGCAGCAACACTCCATGTGAATGTTTTATTGCATGATCTCAGAATGATGTCACCCCTCAAACCGAATGCCTCTGACTCATCTCCCATGAAGTCACATGATCCTCTGACAGTTAGATGATGTCGTCATAATGACCACAATGACCAAACAACTTTGATAGCTGATGCACTACAAGGCTGATGACGTCGGCTGTCATTTAGTATTGATGAGATGAGGTGGGCCACGCAGAGGATTCACATCTGACTATTTCAGCAAGTCCTCTGAGTCATTTCCCCTTAACTGCTAATGGCTCAGCTGGAAGAGCTTGTTGTTGTGGTCACGGTCACATGCCACCTCGTGAAATGCCTACACTTACAGTAACACTGGTCGTTCTGGTAGATGTCATTCTGGACAGATAATAAAAAACACCACAGCTCCAAAATGTAAACATATATTGCCCCAGAAGTCCCAAAACttaattttgttttctgttttggtcATGAGTGTCACCGTTCAGTCTTACCTGttacatcattattatttttattattattaaagtaaGGCTGATAAGCCGTTGCTAAGCACCGTTTCTACTATTACGGTTCTCTGTTTGCAAACATCCCCAACATTACACCTCCTAATGGAAACAGAAGGCCGAGGCTATTCAGTGGTGCTAAGGCCCGAGGAAAAGCTTCAGGCCCCGGTCTGAAATGGAAGAAGGCCAGTAGTGCCCCACCTTTCGTCCGGTGTGTCGACGTGGAAGGTCCTCTCGATGACTGTGGTCCATTGCAAGCAGCGGATGATGAAGGTGTTAGGCTTCGGCCTCTCAGTCTTCATCAGCTGGCACTCTGTGGAGAAAATACGAAAGGCAATAAGGAACGACACTAAAATGGCATGcatccccacccacccacccacccacccacccacccccacacacacacacacacacacacacacacacacacacacacacacacacacacacacacacacacacacacacacacacacacacacacacacacacacacacacacactgtcacactcttttacaaacacacgcatcTTTAGTCCATACAGGTAACAGGCAAGCGAGTCCACTCTGTCAGGGCAGAGCGTGGCATCTTGAATTGCGGCGCAAAACCGTTaccacaactgcacacacacacacaccacaaaaagcCTTCACACCTTTGGAACCCGcaacatgtgacacacacacacacacacactagtggtctcaaaagcccccccccccctcccccccagccaTCATGAGATTCAGTGACATTCTCCGAGCGAACAGAAGGAGGTCTAGCATAATTGCACTTCAGGCCATAACTGGCTAGCATCTGCGCTACTCAAAAGACTACTCTTAGGGCCCACTTCAGGTAATTGCGCCGCGCAACCACCTGCACGCTAAAGTAATGAAGGCCCTTCATCAGCACTTAGCGTGCGCCTTATCCTCGCATGACGCAAACGAAAGAAGTGGCAAGAGTGAGTCCTGATTCCGAGAAAGTTTTCATACGCACCGAGATGCAGTgtgttactttttttttgtgcgacacaaaagaaaacactcacACTCGTTTCCTCGCCTGGCAGTGCAAGGCGGTCAGCACTTAGTTCATCGCTTTGATCGCCCAGCGGGCAAGAACACCAATGGCAAGTATACCTTATCTTTAGCGCCAGTCTCTTACGTTAATGGGTTTCATGCGATGCCATGTAGCAAGGGGAACGTCATACTGATGAGCTCAGGTGACCTTTCTGCTAAAGCGGACGGCGGCGGGCTAACGTTATTATCGAAAGGTAACTCTGTTTAGTTGGCTTCGTTTAAAGTCAGAGGTAAGCAGGTGCTGCGTGATTAAACTGAAATTGTTAAATggaaatgtcaaaatggcagCCGCCGGTCCACACTCACTTGCCACAGAGAAGTTGTTGAGCGGGTACGCCAGGTCCATGTCCTGCGGCTTCTCCTTGTAGCCGATGAAGGAGCCATCCGTCTTGAGCAGGAAGTACCGCGGTCGCCAGTTCTTAATGTATTCTcctagggagggagggagagagagagagagagagagagagagagagagagaaacacgtTTGAGCCAGAATGGCTGCTGACCCAAACCAACACAAAGTGCAGCtgatacacacaagcatgcatgcaaGCAGGCAAACAACTACAGACAACAGGATGCTAGAAACATAACGTAAGCAAACCACATAAATTTTTttctggatcacacacacacacgattataGTACTTCCCACGTTTCATACGCCATCACTAACAAATTCACAGTTCCACGTCCTCACTGACTtactctcactaacacacctACAAATCTATAAAGCCTGTCCATTATATGGCGTCTAATCACCATTCATTCGTATATTTACATAGTATTCTACCCtccaacacagagacatacacggGGCATGCAATGAGACAACCCATGTTCAACATGCAATCTATGTCATGTTCAATACATTCACATATTCATTTGTGAACTCACACAAATTATTTTCTCTCGGTCAAataagactctctctctcttctctcacacacacacacacacacacacacacacacacacacacacacacacac
This region includes:
- the akt3b gene encoding RAC-gamma serine/threonine-protein kinase, producing MNDPNVVVKEGWVQKRGEYIKNWRPRYFLLKTDGSFIGYKEKPQDMDLAYPLNNFSVAKCQLMKTERPKPNTFIIRCLQWTTVIERTFHVDTPDERDEWAEAIQMVADKLAKQEEEGILCSPTSQIENVNEEEMDTSSSQHKRKTMNDFDYLKLLGKGTFGKVILVREKASGTYYAMKILKKEVIVAKDEVAHTLTESRVLKNTRHPFLTSLKWSFQTKDRLCFVMEYVNGGELFFHLSRERVFSEDRTRFYGAEIVSALDYLHSAKIVYRDLKLENLMLDKDGHIKITDFGLCKEGITDTATMKTFCGTPEYLAPEVLEDNDYGRAVDWWGLGVVMYEMMCGRLPFYNQDHEKLFELILMEEIKFPRTLSSDAKSLLGGLLIKDPNKRLGGGPDDAKEIMRHSFFNTLDWQDVYDKKMAPPFMPQVTSETDTRYFDEEFTAQTITITPPEKFDEDGMDAADNERRPHFPQFSYSASGRE